Proteins from a genomic interval of Cottoperca gobio chromosome 8, fCotGob3.1, whole genome shotgun sequence:
- the hexim1 gene encoding LOW QUALITY PROTEIN: protein HEXIM1 (The sequence of the model RefSeq protein was modified relative to this genomic sequence to represent the inferred CDS: inserted 2 bases in 1 codon) — MTEPAGRTHHLKTSGSPSGGSSGDALEHLPAKSHGGPENGNRGRQREQKQRQRAENCGDINTDKLWQMKGGQREVCPVLVAGNELSKCPIEAQPHQKPDVHAVGDGNHIIRGKNGEDSPLEDTLNPVQDDSHVDSDTGLDARLGKKRHRRRTSRKKRNWKPYYKLNWDERKALEEKETARASRLREEMFAKGLPVAPYNTTQFLMDEHDREEPDLNTETGVRRTSGVGTRMEDTGSEDDFFDNEEEDDGDGSGGGSDGIGRPGNAGGEFLQRDFSETYEMYHVESLQNMTKQELVQEYLELEKCMSRLEEENNRLRRAVPETPGPARXELERLRAQNTELLLQNQPSNERGPHLYQLKDII; from the exons ATGACAGAGCCAGCGGGACGGACCCATCACCTGAAAACTTCAGGCAGCCCATCAGGTGGGAGCAGCGGAGACGCGTTGGAGCATCTCCCAGCCAAAAGCCATGGTGGACCGGAGAACGGCAACAGGGGgcgacagagagagcagaagcAGCGGCAGCGGGCGGAGAACTGTGGAGATATCAACACAGACAAGTTGTGGCAAATGAAAGGCGGACAGAGGGAGGTGTGCCCTGTCTTAGTAGCCGGAAACGAGCTCTCAAAGTGTCCGATTGAAGCCCAGCCTCACCAGAAACCTGATGTCCATGCAGTGGGTGATGGTAATCACATCATAAGGGGGAAAAACGGTGAAGACAGCCCGCTGGAAGATACTTTAAACCCGGTGCAAGATGATAGTCACGTCGACTCCGACACTGGCTTGGATGCGCGTCTGGGCAAGAAGAGGCATAGGCGCAGGACCTCCAGGAAGAAGCGCAACTGGAAGCCTTATTACAAACTTAACTGGGACGAGAGGAAAGCCCtggaagagaaagagacggCCAGGGCTTCCCGTTTGAGAGAGGAGATGTTCGCCAAAGGGCTCCCAGTGGCCCCCTATAACACCACCCAGTTCCTGATGGACGAGCACGACCGAGAGGAGCCCGACCTCAACACCGAGACCGGGGTCAGGCGGACCTCAGGGGTCGGGACCCGCATGGAGGACACGGGCAGCGAGGATGACTTCTTCGAtaacgaggaggaggacgatggGGACGGCAGCGGCGGAGGCAGCGACGGTATTGGGAGACCTGGGAACGCAGGTGGAGAGTTTCTCCAGAGAGACTTTTCCGAGACCTACGAGATGTACCACGTCGAGAGCTTGCAGAACATGACCAAGCAGGAGCTGGTGCAGGAGTACCTGGAGCTGGAGAAGTGCATGTCCCGGTTGGAGGAGGAGAACAACCGGCTGAGGCGCGCCGTACCCGAGACCCCTGGTCCGGCTCG GGAGCTGGAGAGACTGAGGGCCCAAAACACGGAGCTCCTTCTGCAGAACCAGCCGAGCAATGAACGGGGGCCACATCTCTACCAATTAAAGGACATAATTTAA
- the LOC115012633 gene encoding 1-phosphatidylinositol 4,5-bisphosphate phosphodiesterase delta-3-A-like: MLGSGKSAESSPKEQKRKGAEKTMDPIRRLGLLDNEDVRVMMQGCSMVKVRSSRWQKSRNMRLLDDGLTVWCESTKSSRKAKAQQTFAVTEVECVREGCQSEALRRLSGSMPESQCFTVVFRGARKSLDLLCPCEDEAQRWVRGLRTLKEHVANMSQKQKLDHWIRGYLRRADQNQDGKMSYDEVKRLLQMINIDLSEQYARSLFKRSDRSGDGRLDHIEIEEFCRELMRRPELDAVFRHYSSNGCVLATAELRDFLGDQGEDASLNHAQSLILTYELNDWAQKNRFMTQNGFTMYMLSRENDVVNPDHARIYQDMSRPLTHYFISSSHNTYLTKDQVTGASSTEPYIRALNQGCRCVELDCWDGDKGEPVIYHGHTLTSKVPFKEVIETIAQYAFKASPYPLILSLETHCSVEQQAVMAKHLRTILGSKLLTKPLSAQPPKDLPSPEELKGRILVKGKRLVPHLGQLGKNGSCASFSSSSEDEVAISNKNTPKNDPAKFCSKLSPELSELVVYCRSVPFRGFENASEKPPSDMSSFSESDALRLIKDSGKLFVRHNSRQLSRIYPSGQRLQSSNYDPQEMWNGGCQMVALNFQTPGEQMDLNQGRFLPNGRCGYVLKPGFLSSPTSDFNPENTGGGPGHTPTQLTIRIISAQQLPKIDNEKVSAIVDPQVWVEIHGVAIDNARNKTHRIDNNGFNPRWDCTLSFQLQVPELVLVRFVVEDHDHTAKNDFVGQFTLPFISLRTGYRHVHLLRADGSSLSPGTLFIHVKVTRKGVPIKTVSERMAIAKGKP, encoded by the exons ATGTTAGGCAGCGGTAAGTCAGCGGAAAGCAGTCCAAAAGAGCAGAAGAGGAAAGGAGCCGAGAAGACGATGGACCCCATCAGGAGGCTCG GTCTGCTGGACAATGAGGACGTTCGTGTGATGATGCAGGGCTGCAGCATGGTGAAGGTTCGCTCTTCGAGGTGGCAGAAGAGCCGAAATATGCGGCTGCTGGACGACGGACTCACCGTGTGGTGTGAATCCACCAAGAGCTCCCGCAAAGCCAAAGCCCAGCAGACAT TCGCAGTGACAGAAGTGGAGTGCGTGCGTGAAGGCTGCCAGTCCGAGGCGCTGCGGCGGCTGTCCGGGTCGATGCCGGAGAGCCAGTGCTTCACAGTGGTCTTCAGAGGAGCCAGGAAAAGCCTGGACCTGCTGTGCCCCTGTGAGGATGAAGCTCAGCGCTGGGTGCGAGGGCTCCGCACTTTGAAGGAGCACGTGGCCAACATGAGTCAGAAGCAAAAACTCGACCA CTGGATCCGAGGCTACCTGCGGCGAGCGGATCAGAACCAAGACGGCAAGATGAGCTACGATGAAGTCAAGCGGCTGCTCCAGATGATCAACATTGACCTGAGTGAGCAGTATGCGCGCTCTTTATTCAAG AGGAGTGACCGATCCGGTGATGGTCGTCTGGATCATATAGAGATTGAGGAGTTCTGCAGGGAGCTGATGCGACGGCCCGAGCTGGACGCCGTTTTCAGACACTATTCAAGTAACGGCTGTGTGCTCGCCACCGCTGAGCTGCGCGACTTCCTGGGAGACCAAGGAGAAGACGCCTCGTTGAATCACGCTCAGAGCCTCATACTCACCTACGAGCTCAATGACTGGG CTCAGAAGAACCGCTTCATGACGCAGAACGGTTTCACCATGTACATGCTGTCCCGGGAGAATGACGTGGTTAACCCTGACCACGCCAGAATCTACCAGGACATGAGCCGTCCTTTGACCCACTACTTCATCTCCTCGTCGCACAACACTTACCTTACCAAGGACCAAGTCACCGGCGCCAGCAGCACTGAGCCATACATCAG GGCTCTGAATCAGGGTTGTCGCTGTGTTGAGCTGGACTGCTGGGATGGAGATAAAGGTGAACCTGTCATCTACCATGGCCACACTTTGACCTCCAAAGTGCCTTTCAAGGAAGTAATTGAAACCATCGCCCAGTACGCCTTCAAG GCGTCTCCATATCCTCTAATCCTGTCCTTGGAGACCCACTGTTCTGTTGAGCAGCAGGCTGTCATGGCCAAACACCTCCGCACCATCCTGGGCAGCAAACTGCTCACCAAGCCCCTCAGTGCCCAGCCACCGAAGGATCTGCCATCTCCTGAG GAGCTTAAGGGGCGTATTCTGGTAAAAGGGAAGAGGCTGGTTCCTCACTTGGGCCAGCTGGGAAAGAATGGTAGCTGTGCCAGCTTCTCCTCAAGCTCTGAAGATGAAGTAGCAATCAGCAATAAGAATACCCCCAAGAACGACCCTGCAAAG TTCTGTTCTAAACTGAGCCCAGAGCTCTCGGAGCTGGTGGTGTACTGCAGAAGTGTCCCCTTCCGTGGCTTTGAAAACGCATCTGAAAAACCTCCGAGTGACATGTCCTCCTTCTCTGAAAGCGATGCCCTTAGGCTCATCAAAGACTCGG gaAAGCTTTTTGTGAGACACAACAGCAGGCAGCTGAGCCGGATCTACCCCTCTGGCCAGCGCCTCCAATCATCCAACTATGATCCTCAGGAAATGTGGAACGGTGGCTGCCAGATGG TGGCTCTGAACTTCCAAACGCCCGGGGAGCAGATGGACCTGAACCAGGGACGCTTCCTCCCCAATGGTCGCTGTGGATATGTTCTTAAACCGGGCTTTCTGTCCAGCCCCACTTCCGACTTTAACCCAGAGAACACGGGAGGAGGCCCCGGTCACACCCCCACCCAGCTGACTATACGA ATTATATCTGCGCAGCAGCTGCCGAAAATCGACAACGAGAAGGTTAGCGCAATTGTGGACCCACAAGTGTGGGTGGAAATTCATGGGGTGGCTATTGATAATGCAAGAAACAAAACCCACCGCATTGACAACAATG GTTTCAACCCACGATGGGACTGCACTCTGAGCTTCCAGCTGCAGGTCCCTGAACTGGTCCTGGTGCGGTTCGTAGTGGAGGACCACGATCACACTGCCAAAAATGACTTTGTTGGGCAGTTCACTTTACCTTTCATAAGCCTACGAACAG GTTATCGACACGTTCATTTATTGAGGGCAGATGGTTCCAGTCTGTCCCCCGGCACACTCTTCATCCATGTCAAAGTGACCCGCAAAGGAGTTCCCATCAAAACTGTGTCCGAGCGTATGGCCATCGCTAAAGGCAAGCCATGA
- the nmt1a gene encoding glycylpeptide N-tetradecanoyltransferase 1 has protein sequence MADENETAPMPEKEDVEDHGHCSDCENEEHHSDDGDRGLGDDTGAKKKKKKQKKKKKSAATEAVQDPLAKVNSLPADKLQEIQKAIELFSVGQGPAKTMEEATRRSYQFWDTQPVPKLGETVTSHGSIEPDKDNIREEPYSLPQGFSWDTLDLGDAGVLKELYTLLNENYVEDDDNMFRFDYSPEFLLWALRPPGWLPQWHCGVRVNSNQKLVGFISAIPASICIYDIEKKMVEINFLCVHKKLRSKRVAPVLIREITRRVNLQGIFQAVYTAGVVLPKPVGTCRYWHRSLNPRKLIEVKFSHLSRNMTMQRTMKLYRLPEAPKTSGLRTMTKKDVPLVHRLLREYLSQFNLVPAMNPEEVEHWLLPRENIIDTYLVENDGKVTDFLSFYTLPSTIMNHPLHRSLKAAYSFYNVHTTTTLLDLMSDALILAKSKGFDVFNALDLMENKTFLEKLKFGIGDGNLQYYLYNWKCPSMGSEKVGLVLQ, from the exons ATGGCGGATGAGAATGAGACAGCACCGATGCCGGAGAAAGAAGATGTAGAGGACCACGGACACTGCAGCGACTGTGAAAATGAAGAGCACCATTCTGACGATGG TGACAGGGGTCTGGGTGACGACACTGGcgccaagaagaagaaaaagaagcagaaaaagaagaagaaatctgcTGCCACAGAAGCAGTTCAGGACCCTCTTGCCAAG GTGAATTCATTGCCAGCTGATAAGCTACAGGAGATCCAAAAGGCCATTGAACTGTTCTCTGTCGGCCAAGGCCCTGCCAAAACCATGGAGGAGGCAACTCGTAGGAGTTACCAATTCTGGGACACGCAGCCTGTTCCCAAGCTAG gGGAGACCGTGACATCACATGGCTCCATTGAACCTGACAAAGACAATATTCGCGAGGAGCCCTACAGCCTCCCGCAGGGCTTCAGCTGGGACACCCTCGACTTGGGGGACGCTGGTGTG CTCAAGGAGCTTTACACCCTTCTCAATGAGAATTACGTTGAAGATGACGACAACATGTTCCGATTCGACTACTCCCCTGAGTTCCTGCTCTG ggCCCTGCGGCCCCCTGGATGGTTGCCCCAGTGGCATTGTGGGGTGAGGGTTAACTCCAACCAGAAGCTGGTAGGCTTCATCAGCGCCATTCCTGCCTCCATCTGCATCTACGACAT agaaaagaaaatggttgAGATCAATTTCCTCTGCGTCCACAAGAAGCTTCGCTCCAAACGAGTTGCTCCGGTTCTGATCAGAGAAATCACCAGACGGGTCAACCTGCAGGGAATCTTTCAGGCTGTTTACACTGCTGGAGTGGTACTGCCCAAACCTGTGGGCACATGCAG GTACTGGCATCGCTCTTTGAACCCACGCAAACTAATCGAGGTGAAGTTCTCCCACTTGAGCAGAAACATGACTATGCAGCGCACCATGAAGTTGTACCGTCTGCCTGAG GCTCCCAAGACTTCAGGTCTGCGGACGATGACCAAAAAGGATGTGCCGCTGGTGCATCGCCTTCTCCGTGAGTACCTGAGCCAGTTCAACCTGGTGCCCGCCATGAACCCGGAAGAGGTAGAACACTGGCTGCTGCCCCGGGAGAATATTATCGACACTTACCTCGTGGAG AACGATGGCAAGGTAACGGATTTCCTGAGTTTCTACACACTGCCCTCTACCATTATGAACCACCCTTTGCACCGCAGTCTAAAAGCAGCGTACTCCTTCTACAACGtgcacaccaccaccaccctgctCGACCTGATGTCTGATGCCCTCATCCTGGCTAAATCG AAAGGGTTTGACGTCTTCAATGCACTGGATCTAATGGAAAACAAGACTTTCTTGGAGAAGCTTAAGTTTGGCATCGGTGATGGAAATCTACAGTATTATCTGTACAATTGGAAGTGTCCCAGCATGGGATCGGAAAAG GTTGGGTTGGTACTGCAGTGA
- the LOC115011618 gene encoding LOW QUALITY PROTEIN: all-trans-retinol 13,14-reductase-like (The sequence of the model RefSeq protein was modified relative to this genomic sequence to represent the inferred CDS: deleted 1 base in 1 codon), producing MLVAVGIVCVALVIYILKYFFFSSGPNPFGKDTREPLKQMVHDKKEKNKVLKQGFVASKVPDDLDAIIIGSGIGGLGLAVLLSKAGKKVLVLEQHTRAGGCCHTFTEKGFEFDVGIHYVGDLQDHKPFRCMLDNMTNGQLQWEPLDNPFDHVVLGPPENRRRYPIYSGRTRFPDELKKCFPGEEKAIDEYLKLVKKVGRGIWLLAVLKVCPVLVAKFLVYTGLANRLSFFFEMAPRSLTEVVNELTENKDLRAVFTYIFGTYGNKPKDTSFSMHSLLVTHYLNGAWYPKGGATEIAYHMIPIVEKAGGAVLVRAPVNRILFNKANEAYGVSVMKGQEEIHIRAPVVISDAGIFNTYQKLLPKEFQFMPPIQEQLSMMKNGDGGLSIFLGLTGTKEELGLKANNYWIFTENNFDELVEKYMNGKREESAKNVPLLFVASPSAKDSTWEERCPGKSTLSLVSFAKYEWFEEWKDCKVTNRGSHYKELKQMFIDSILEVVMDVFPKITRDKIEYIDAGTPITNTYYIGAPKGEIYGADHGIARFSPELNATVRPQTPLKNLYLTGQDVFLCGFAGALAGALSCGSVLLNRNLHLDAINLAKKTKCVNTKLKGE from the exons ATGTTGGTCGCTGTGGGGATAGTCTGTGTCGCTTtggtcatatatatattaaagtatttcTTCTTCAGCTCC GGGCCCAATCCCTTTGGGAAGGACACTCGTGAACCTTTGAAACAGATGGTTCAtgacaagaaagagaaaaataaagtgctGAAGCAGG GTTTTGTAGCCAGTAAAGTACCGGACGACCTGGATGCCATCATCATCGGCAGTGGGATCGGTGGGCTTGGGCTCGCCgtgctgctgtccaaagctgGAAAGAAAGTCCTGGTTCTGGAACAGCACACTCGCGCTGGAGGATGCTGCCACACGTTCACTGAGAAAGGCTTTGAGTTTGATGTTG GAATCCACTACGTCGGCGACCTGCAGGACCACAAGCCGTTCCGCTGCATGCTGGACAACATGACTAATGGACAGCTGCAGTGGGAACCTCTGGACAATCCGTTTGACCACGTAGTGCTGGGACCTCCAGAAAACCGCCGCCGGTATCCCATCTACAGCGGCAGGACCCGCTTCCCCGACGAGCTGAAGAAGTGCTTCCCTGGAGAGGAGAAGGCCATCGACGAGTACTTAAAGCTGGTCAAG AAAGTCGGACGAGGTATTTGGCTCCTCGCTGTGCTGAAGGTCTGCCCCGTCCTCGTGGCCAAGTTCCTGGTCTACACCGGTCTGGCTAATCGTCTGTCCTTCTTCTTCGAAATGGCTCCCCGCAGCCTGACAGAAGTGGTCAACGAACTGACGGAGAACAAGGACCTCAGGGCCGTCTTCACCTACATCTTTGGCACCTACG GCAACAAGCCAAAAGATACCAGTTTTTCTATGCACAGCCTGCTGGTCACTCACTACCTGAATGGTGCCTGGTACCCGAAAGGCGGAGCCACTGAAATTGCCTACCACATGATCCCCATCGTTGAGAAGGCCGGCGGTGCCGTTCTAGTCCGAGCCCCAGTCAACCGCATCCTGTTCAATAAGGCCAACGAAGCTTATG GTGTGAGTGTCATGAAAGGCCAAGAGGAAATACATATCCGCGCCCCGGTGGTCATCTCTGATGCCGGCATCTTCAACACCTACCAGAAGCTTCTGCCCAAGGAGTTCCAGTTCATGCCAC CCATCCAGGAGCAGCTGAGCATGATGAAGAACGGTGATGGTGGCCTGAGTATTTTCCTGGGTCTGACTGGAACCAAGGAGGAGCTGGGCCTGAAGGCAAACAACTACTGGATCTTTACCGAGAATAATTTCGATGAACT ggTGGAGAAGTATATGAACGGAAAGAGGGAAGAGTCTGCTAAAAATGTTCCTCTCCTGTTCGTCGCGTCTCCGTCGGCTAAAGATTCGACGTGGGAAGAAAGATGTCCAG GGAAGTCCACCTTGAGTCTGGTCAGTTTTGCAAAATACGAGTGGTTTGAGGAGTGGAAGGATTGCAAAGTGACAAACAGAGGGTCTCACTACAAAGAGCTGAAACAGATGTTCATTGACTCCATTCTGGAGGTCGTTATGGACGTCTTCCCCAAAATAACCAGAGACAAG ATCGAGTACATTGACGCTGGCACCCCCATCACAAACACTTACTATATCGGAGCCCCTAAAGGTGAAATCTACGGAGCGGATCACGGCATCGCCCGATTCAGCCCTGAACTCAACGCTACAGTGCGACCTCAGACTCCACTGAAGAACCTCTATCTGACAG